The Fibrobacter sp. UWR2 genome contains a region encoding:
- a CDS encoding lysophospholipid acyltransferase family protein encodes MIEKKKKNPLFELFMRFVMVVVIYTVRVYLFVAYRPKIEYVGETVKSPRLKTPSIIIANHTSMLDPLMMLAIFFYKKSIVVAKDQVEDPHFSWALTRVKCVIPCDRFNLDTEWALLAKRELEKGNSVIIFPEGKCRYDGLLNEFKTGFAFLARSTGAPVLSVGLEGVYKIGHRTRVIVGESEKIERVKGIPSSQHLAERSEYFRQKVWALKQKALGVAEPPALPVAAETPAEQIPGQAGNDDRGNT; translated from the coding sequence GTGATTGAAAAGAAGAAAAAGAATCCTTTGTTTGAACTTTTCATGAGATTCGTCATGGTGGTCGTGATATACACCGTGCGCGTTTACCTGTTTGTGGCCTACCGCCCGAAGATCGAGTACGTGGGGGAGACGGTGAAGTCCCCGCGCCTCAAGACTCCGTCGATAATCATTGCGAACCATACGAGCATGCTCGACCCGCTCATGATGCTTGCCATATTCTTTTACAAGAAGAGCATCGTCGTGGCGAAGGACCAGGTGGAAGACCCGCATTTCAGCTGGGCTCTCACTCGCGTCAAGTGTGTAATTCCTTGCGACCGCTTTAACCTGGATACCGAATGGGCGCTCCTGGCCAAGCGCGAACTCGAAAAGGGCAATTCGGTGATTATTTTCCCCGAAGGCAAGTGCCGCTACGATGGCCTGCTGAACGAATTCAAGACTGGTTTTGCTTTTTTGGCCCGCAGTACCGGCGCTCCTGTGCTTTCCGTGGGGCTTGAAGGCGTCTATAAGATTGGACACCGCACCCGCGTGATTGTAGGCGAATCCGAAAAGATTGAGCGCGTGAAAGGGATTCCTTCCTCGCAGCATCTCGCGGAACGCAGCGAATACTTCCGCCAGAAGGTTTGGGCGCTTAAGCAGAAGGCTCTCGGCGTTGCCGAACCGCCTGCATTGCCCGTGGCCGCAGAAACTCCTGCTGAACAGATTCCCGGCCAAGCCGGGAATGACGATAGGGGGAATACGTGA